In Bogoriella caseilytica, the genomic window GCTGGCCGCCCATCCGCCGTCGCGCTGGCCGCGCTCCCTGGCCGGCCTGGTGGCCTCCGCGCCCCGCTTCCTGCAGGCCGAGCGCCGCGATCGCGCCGACTTCATCCGCACCTTCATGCGCCGCTACGCCGGCGTGGACCCCGAGGTGCTGCGCGAAGTCATCGCCCGCGAGGTCACTCCCTCCATGCGCCGCGACGTGTTCCTCGACGCCATGAGGCGCGTGCAGGCCCACCGCGCTGCCGGGCACCGCACGGTGCTCGTCTCCGGTGAGATCGACGTCTTCGTGGAACCCTTCGCCCCGCTCTTCGACGACGTCGTGGCCGGGAGCATGGAGGTCGGCGAGGACGGCTTGTGGACCGGCCACCTCGAGACCTCCCCGCTGGTGGGGGAGGCCCGCGCCGCCTGGTTGCGCCGCTACGCCCGCGAGCACGACATGGACCTCGAGGGCTCCTTCGCCTACGGCGATGCCTACGCGGATCGGCCCTGGCTCGACGTGGTCGGCAATCCTCACGCGGTCAACCCCGACGCCTCGCTCTACCGGTATGCTCACGCCCGGCGGTGGCCGGTCCTGACCTGGACGGAGACCGCCGAGAGCCGGGTGGTCCCGGTTCTCCGCAGCCTCCGGGGAGGATCGTGATGACGCGGGCCGCATGGACGATCGGGGTCGCTGGTGCCGCTGGAGCTACCGCCGCTGCGGTGGCGGCGGCACGGTGGGCGCGACCGACCGTGGAGGTTGCTCCCGCGCGGCCCGTCCTGCACGGCCAGGCCATGGTGACCGGCGGCACCTCGGGCATCGGTCTGGCTTTCGCCCGGGCACTGGCCGAGCGCGGCTGTGACCTGGTGCTGGTGGCCCGCCACGGTGAACGTCTGAAGAAGACCGCCGGCCAGCTCTCCTGGCGATACGGCATCACCGTGGAGACCCTCGAGGCCGATCTCGCCACACGCGAGGGTGCCGCAGCTGCGGCTGAGCGCCTCGCCGATCCGGACCGGCCCATCGAGGTGCTGGTCAACAACGCCGGCAAGGGCGTGCACGTGCCGCTCGCTGCGGAGGACACCAGCGAGCACGAAGCCTCCATCGACCTCATGATCCGCAGCGTCCTCATCCTCGGCGCCGCGGCCGGAGGTGCCATGCGTGCACGCGGTCACGGAGCCATCATCAACGTGGCCTCAGTGGCCGGCTTGATCCCCATGGGTGCCTACTCCGCCATCAAGTCCTGGGTGGATACTTACAGCGAGTCCTTGGCCATGGAACTCGGGGGAGATGGCGTGCAGGTGCTCAGCGTGCGGCCCGGGTGGGTGCGCACCGAGTTCCATGAGCGGGCTGGGATCCGCACCACCTCCATCCCGGACTTCCTCTGGCTCGATGCCGAGCGCGTGGTCGAGGACGCGCTGGCCGATCTTGACCGCGGGAAGATCCACTCCACCTCCACCCTTCGCTTCAAGGTCCTCGCAGCGGCAGCGGCCCATGCGCCGCGGCCACTGGTGCGCTGGGCGACAGCCAAGATCAAAGGGGGGCGATCATGACGGCAAAGAAGCCGCGCACACAGCGCTACCACTCGGCATGGCATCGGAGCCTGCGCTACGTCACTCAGCGCCTCATCATGCGCGCGGTGGTGGGTTCAACCGTGCAGGTGAAGGCCGAAGGCCTGGACAACCTGGAGTCTCTGGAGCGGCCTTTCATCGTGGCGGCTAACCACTCCAGCCATCTGGACACCACGGTGCTGCTGACTGCCCTGCCGTGGCGAGTCACCTCCCACCTGGCGGTGGGCGCGGCTTCGGATTACTTCTACAACCATATGTACCGCTCCATGGCGGCTTCGGCGTTCTTCAACACCTATCCGGTGCATCGTCCTGGGTCAAAGGGCCGCTCGGCTAAGCGCAGCAAGGGCATGACGCGCAAATTGGTCGAGGAGCAGATTCCTGTGCTGCTCTTCCCCGAGGGCACCCGCAGCCGGGACGGCAAGATGGCGGCCTTCAAACCGGGTGTGGCGGCCATCTGCGCCGAGCAGCAGATCCCATGCGTGCCGGTGGCGCTCCTGGGCACCTTCGATGCCATGCCCCCCGGGCGGAGCTGGCCGATGCCCGGCCGCCCTCGGGTGCGGGTGCTGGTGGGCCGCCCGATGCGTCCGCGCCGCGGCGAGGCGGTGGGGGACTTCAACGAACGACTCTCCGCACGGGTGCGGACCATGATCGACATGCAGACGCCGTACGTGCTTGCCGATAAGCCTGCCGCGCGCGAGAGCGCCGCGGAGGACGGCGAGACACGCCAGGGCAAGAGGTCTCGACCCCGAGACGCACAAGGGCCCGGCCGGGCACAGGAGGAAGCCTCGTGACCACACAGTCACACAAGAACACCGTCCCGCACATGAAGTGGTGGGGCTGGGGCGTCGAGGGCGTCGCCTTCAACCACCGGGACAAGCCGAACTTCCGGCCCTTCGTGCTCGACCAGGTCGGCGTCGACGTCGACGTCCCCGGCACGCCCCCGCCTGCCTTCGAGGAGATCGATGTTCCCGCCCCCCGCATCGGCGAGGAACTGCTGGCCGAGCTGGCTGAGGCGGTCGGCGAGGAGAACGTCTACACCGAGGACTTCGACCGTGTCGTCCACACCTACGGCAAGGGCTTGCCGGACCTGATCAAGGTCCGCGCCGGGCACCTGCCCCGTGCCGTCGACGTCGTGGTCTACCCCGGCAACGAGAGCGACGTCCAGGCCGTGCTCGACGCCGTGGTGGCCGCCGACGCCGTGCTGATCCCCTTCGGTGGCGGCTCGAACATCTCCGGCTCGCTCACCCCGCCGGAGTCCGAGGAACGTCCCGTGGTCTCCCTGGATCTCGGGCGGATGAACCGGGTGCTCGAGATCGACGAGACGGCCGGCCTGGCGCGGATCCAGGCCGGCGTGCTGGGCCCGGACATGGAAGAGCAGCTCACGGCCCGAGGCTGGACCATGGGTCACCAGCCCGACTCCTTCCGCCACTCCACTCTCGGCGGGTGGATCGCCACTCGCTCCTCGGGGATGCAGTCCGACAAGTACGGCGACATCGCCGACATCACCCGTGGTCTGCGCGCCGTCCAGCCCGGCCGGATGCTGGTGCTGCGCCCCCTGCCCTCGACCTCGACCGGTCCGAGCGTGCGGGAGATGATCCTGGGATCCGAAGGCCGTCTCGGTGTGATCACCGAGGCCTGGGTGCAGGTGCACCGGCTGCCGGAGAACCGCGAGATCATCGCCTACCTCTACCCGAGCTGGGCTGCGGCGCTGGCCGCGATGCAGGAGATCTCTACCTCCGACGCCTCGCCGTCGGTCACGCGTGTGTCCGATGACCGCGAGACCGCCTTCTCCTTCTCCACGCAGAAGGCGAAGAAGGGCCTGAAGTCCACGGTGCAGAAGGGCCTGTTCGACCTGCTGGAGCGCCGCGGGTGGGACATGGATGCGGTGTGCCTGTCCTACGTGGGGTACGAGGGCGGCTCCGCCCGGGTCAAGGCGGAGAAGGCGATCGTGGGCAAGATCGTGCGCCGTCACGGCGGCATCAAGCTCGGCTCCGGGCCGGGTGAGCTCTACGACCAGAAGAAGTTCGACACTCCCTACATCCGTGACTACCTGCTCGACATCGGTGCGGTGGCTGACGTCTCGGAGACGGCGACGCCGTGGTCGAACCTGCTCGACATCTACAACGGCACGGTGCGCGCCGCCAAGGACGCCTATGCAGCTCTGGGCGTTCGCGGCTACATCATGTGCCACCTCTCGCACAGCTATCACTCCGGTGCGTGTCTCTATTTCACCTTCGCCTTCCCCCCGGCCACCGAGAAGTGGGAGGAGCAGATCGAGCAGTACTGGAAGGTCAAGAGCGCCATCCAGCAGTCCTTCGTCGATCTGAAGGGCACGATCTCTCACCACCACGGTGTGGGTACGGAGCACGCGCACTGGATCGAAGAGGACATCTCCGAGGCCGGTGTGGAGACCATGGTCGCGCTGCTACGCGGTGTGGACCCCAGCCGCAACCTCAACCCCGGCAAGGTCATCCCCACCCACCGCGAGTGGTGAGCGGGCCTGGACGTCCACCAGGCCCAGGCCTTCCTGACCCTGGCCCAGGAGCTGCACTTCGGCCGCGCTGCGCAGCGCCTGCACATGGCCCAGCCGCCACTGAGCCGGCTCATCCGCAAGATCGAAGCCGAGTTGGGCGCCGCCCTTTTCGACCGCAGCACCCGCGGCGTCGCCCTGACGCCGCAGGGCGAGGCGCTGGTCGAGCCGGCGCGGGAGCTCGTCATGCAGTCCCAGCGCATCAAGGAGATCGTGCAACGCACCCAGGGCGGCATGATCGGGCGCGTACGCCTGGGCTACGCCGGCCCGTCGGTGGGCCATCTCGTGGGGCCGCTGGCGCGGCGGGTGCGCCAGGAGCGCCCCGGCATCGCGCTGGAGCTGTTCAGCTCCCAGTTCTCCCACCGTGGTCTGGAGAAGGTCACCGACGGCTCACTGGACCTGGTGATCGGTCGATGGGACTTCCTTCCCGCTGAGGTCGACTCCCGTGTGCTGGCCCGTGAGGAGTTGCTGCTCGCCGTGCCGGCGGGCCACCGCCTGGCCACGTTCGAGATCGTGCCGGTGACGGAGCTCGCTGAGGAGCCCTGGATCGTACTGCCCGGGCGCAGCGCCGCCACCTTGCCGAACCGGCTGAACCTGCTCGGCGTCGCCGGGGGGTTCCTCCCGCGGGTGGTGCAGGTAGCTCCGGACTCCGCCACGCTCATGCTGCTCGTCGGTGCCGAGATGGGCATCGCGCTGACCTTCTCCGGGGTGCGCGACCGTGTGCCGGCCGAGAACGTGGTCTTCCGCCGGCTGGGTCCGGAGCCCGGGGAGGTGAAGGTGCGGCTCGCCTGGCGCCAGGGGGACGAGAACCCCGCCCTGGCCGCGGTGGCTGAGCTGGCCTAGGCGGTCGAGCCCGGCGGCGAGGCGCCGCGAGCGTAGTCAGGGTTGAGCGCGCGAGCGGCGGATGTCTGGCAACGAGGCCAGGACGACGGCCACCAGGGTTAGTCCCGTGCCCGCCACGGTGGCGAAGGCGACGATGGAGCCGGCGGTGGGGACGACGACCTCGAGAACCAGCGACCCGACGAGTTGCCCCGCGATCATGCCCATGGCCGTCACCAGCACTCCCACCTTGGCGACAAGCACCGCACCGGCACCGATGAAGACGATCCCCAGCGGCCCGCCGAGGTAATGCCACCACACCGGCGAGAGGGCCGGACCGATGCCGGTGGCGACGGCTTGGATGCCCCACACGGCCAACAGCACGGTGCTGCCGGTCAGGAAGTTGATCAACGTGGTCGGTACCGGGCCGTAGGCGGCGGCCTGGCGGCCGTTGAGCGCCTGCTGGCCGGAGTTGAGGAAACCGGCTGCGGCCGGGAGAAGCACCAGGATGAGCCAGTCGACGCCGCGCCCAGCCGCGGTGAGATGGGGTGAGACGGTCCAGGCGACCGCCACGAGGGTGAGTATGGCGCCCAGTACGCGGAACGGGCTGATCATCTTCCTGCCGGCGGGTCCCAGGCCGATCCGGTCCCACAGCAGACCACCGACGGTCTGGCCGGTGATGACGGCCACCGAGAAGACGGCGACGCCGATGAAGCCGACCGTCAGCGTCTGGGTCAGGACGAAGTAGGCTCCCACGCATCCGGCGAGCAGGTACCACCAACGCACCTGACCCGAACGCAGTGCGGGACGGACCCGCCGCACCGCCCGGCGGCCAGTGGACGTGGTGGTCGTGACCACGATCATCACCAGCAGTCCGGTGAGGAAGCTGATAGTCGCTGCGAGCGTGGCGGAGCCGATCTCGGCGGCAAGTGCAGTGTTCACCCGGCTCTGGATCGGCATGGCCATGCCCACCAGGACCATCACGAGGATGAGGAGCGCCCAGATCGGGAGGGATCGGTCGGGCTGCTCGCTCTGCTGTCGCACAGGGAAAACCTAGTGTGTCTCAGCTCCCAGCCAGCGCAGCACGCGGTCCCGGTCGGCGTCGAGGCGCGGGGGTGCCTGGTGGTAGTCCACCTCGGAGCTGTCGAAGCGCACGGGATGGCGCACCGTGGGGATGCGGCGTTCGCCGTTTCCGGCCACCGCCACCGGCTCCAGGCCGAGATCCGCAGCGAAGTCCACGCCCTCGGCCACGGTCAGGATCGGCGCCGAGGGCACCCCGGCCGCACGGAACCGATCGAACCAGTCCATGGCCCCGCGAGCGGCCAGGCGTGCAGCCAGCAGCGGTCGCAGCGTGTCTCGGTGCCGATTCCGCGCCCCCATGGTGGCGAAGCGCTCATCCGTAGCCAGCTCGGGCACCTCGAGCAGCTCGCAGAGCCGCACGAACTGCCGGTCGTTGCCCACCGCGATGATCAGGTCCTTGTCCGCCGTCGGGAAGGGCTCATACGGGTACAGGCTCGGGTGGGCGTTGCCCATCCGCGAGGGCGTCACCCCAGCCATCACCGCCGCGGCGGACTGGTTGACCAACCCGGACAGCGCGGAGGAGAGCAAGTCCACCTGTAGATGGTCACCGAGCCCGGTGGCGCTGCGCCGGTGCAGGGCGGCGAGGATCCCGGTCAGGCAGTGCAGCCCGGTGATCACATCCACCAGCGCGACCCCCACCTTGGTGGGCTCGCCGTCGGGTTGGCCGGTCAGATCCATCAGGCCGGAGACCGCCTGGGCGACCAGGTCGTATCCGGGCAGATCCACTCCCTCGGCGGTGCCGAAGCCGGTGATCGAGGCGTAGACGAGGTCCGCGCGCTCGGCACTCAGCGTGGCGTAGTCCAACCCGAAGCGGGCCAGGCCCCCGGGTTTGAAGTTCTCCACCAGCACATCGGCGCGGCGCACGATCCGGTGGGCGAGGGCGAGATCGCCCTCGTCGGAGAAGTCCAGCGCGATGGAGTGCTTATTGCGGTTCACCGAGAGGAAGTACGTGCCCTCGCCGTCCCGCTCGGGCGGCACCCAGGTGCGGGTGTCATCACCGCGCGGGCTCTCGACCTTGATCACCAGCGCACCGAGGTCGGCGAGCATCATCGTGCAGTACGGTCCCGCCAGCACCCGGGAGAGATCGGCAACCACCACCCCGGCCAGTGGCCCGGTGGCCTGCGCGGCGAGAGCGTCGAGGTCGGTGAGGTCGGCTGCCATCAGCGGTAGGCCGCGTGGCCGGTGATCTGCTGGCCGAGCACCAGGGTGTGTACCTCGTCGGTGCCCTCGTAGGTGCGCACCGATTCGAGGTTGTTCGCGTGCCGGAAGGGCGAGTGGTCCAGCGTCACACCATTGCCGCCCAGGATCGTGCGAGCCTCACGGGCGATGTCGATGGCCACGCGGCAGTTGTTCAGTTTGCCCGCAGAGATCATCTGGTGCTCGAGTGCGCCGGCGTCCTTCAGGCGGCCGATGCGCAGGGCGAGAAGCTGGCCCTTGGTGATCTCCAGGGCCATGTTCGCGAGCTTCTGCTGGGTGAGCTGAAAGGAGGCCAGCGGTTTGCCGAACTGCTCGCGCTGCTGGGAGTACTCCAGCGCAGCCTGGAAGCTGTCCCGAGCAGCACCCATGGCCCCCCACACGATGCCGTAGCGGGCCTCGTTCAAGCACGAGAACGGCGCACGAAGGCCGGACCCGCCCGGCAAGATCGCCTCGGCGGGCAGGCGCACAGCGTCCAGGTGAATGTCGCACTGGATGGAGGCGCGCATGGACAGCTTCGGCTCGATGTCCACTGCGTGGAAGCCTTCGGTGGCCGTCGGCACCAGGAAGCCGTGCACCCGGTCGGTACCGGTCTCCGCGTCTTCTACCTTGGCCCAGATCACCGCGACATCGGCGATCGAGGCCAGCCCGATCCAGCGCTTCTCGCCGGTGAGCACCCAGGAGTCGCCGTCCTTGACGGCGCGCGTGGTCATGCCGCCCGGGTCGGAGCCGGCGCCGGGCTCAGTCAGCCCGAAACAGCCCACGGCCTGCCCGGCCGACATCTTCGGCAGCCACTCCTGCTTCTGTTCCTCGCTGCCCCACTTGTGGATCCCGGACATCGCCAGGGAGCCCTGCACCGAGACGAAGGTGCGCAGACCGGAGTCGCCGGCCTCGAGCTCCTGCACGGCCAGCCCGTACTCCACCGCTGAGCGTCCCGCGCAGCCATAGCCCTGCAGGTGCATGCCCAGCAGACCCAGGTCTGCGAACTCCCCGATCAGCTCACGGGGAAAGACGGCGTCGGCGAACCAGCCGGCAATGTGCGGGCGGATGCGCTCATCGACGAAGCTGCGCACGCGGTCACGGGTGTGCAGTTCCGACTCCGAGAACTCGGAGTCGAGATGGAGCAGGTCGCTCGGGTTGGCGTGCGCCACGGGATCCTCCTGGGATTCGACTGCTCGTAGTCTCGCCAACTTCTGCTCCGGAGGCAGAGCTTTCAGACCGTGCATACCGAAGTCGGGTGCCCTGAGATACCCGCAAGGTATCAATCGCCGGTTCCCCTGCGCCGTCGCGCGCGAGCAAGCATCCTGGTCGCATGGGACAAGAGCGAGTACTCGTCGTCGGAGCCGGGGCCATGGGTACGCAGATCGGGGCGGTCTTCGCCCTGGCGGGCCATCCGGTGACCGTGCAGGACATCAGTGAGGACGCGCTGGAGCGTTCGCAGGCCGTGGTGCGCAAGCGTGTGGGCCGCCTGGCGGAGAAGGGGGCGATTGAGGCTGTCGACGCCGAGGCCGCTATTGGGAGGATGAGCTGGACCGCAAATCTCGAGGACGCTGCCGCCACCGCCGATCTGGTGGTCGAGGCGGCCTCGGAGCGCCTCGACATCAAGCGGGAGGTCTTCGCCCGCCTGGGCGCCGCGGCGCCGGAGCACACCATCCTGGCCACGAACTCGTCCTCGATCCCTTCCTCGTTGCTCGCCGAGGCCTCCGGCCGCGCGGACCGGCTGTGCAACATGCACTTCTTCAACCCGGCGCTGGTGATGCAGGCGGTGGAGGTCGTCCCGAACGACCAGACCTCGGAGGCCACCATCGAGACGGTGCTGCGCCTGACCGAGGGCATCGGCAAGCATGCGGTCCGCCTGCACGCCGAGGTGCCCGGCTTCGTGGCCAACCGTCTGATGATGGCGCTGCTCAACGAGGCCGTGGCCCTGCAGGCCCAGGGCCTGGCGAGCATCGAGGACATCGACGCCGCTGCCAAGCTTGGCCTCGCCCACCCGATGGGCCCCTTCGAACTGATGGACCTGGTCGGCCTGGACGTCGTCCACGACATCCAGGTGGCCATGCATGACATGACTGACGGCGACGACCCGGCCCCCCACCCCGATGTGCAGCGGCTCTACGATGCCGGCCACTACGGCCAGAAGTCCGGGAAGGGCTGGTACGACCACTCATGACCACGCCGCACGACGTCGTCATCGTCTCGGCCGCGCGCACGCCGCTCGGCCGCTTCCGTGGCGCGCTGGCTACCCAGTCGGCCGTCGACCTCGGGGTAGTGGCGGCCCGGACCGCCATCGAACGCTCGGGCCTCGCCGCGGAGGAGATCGACGCCGCGATCCTTGGGCAGGTCCTCCAGGCCGGCGCCGGGCAGAACCCGGCCCGGCAGACCGCCGTCCAGGCCGGGGTCCCCCTGGCCACGCCGGCAGTGACCGTGAACAAGGTGTGCCTCTCCGGCCTGACCGCCATCATCGACGGCGCCCGCCTGATCCGCTCCGGTGAGGCCACCGCGGTGCTCGCCGGCGGCCAGGAATCCATGACCAACGCGCCCCACGTGCTGCCCGGGGCGCGTCTGGGCCTGGGGTACGGCGACGCGACCCTGATCGACACCGTCGCGCGCGACGGGCTCTCCGATGCCCTCGACGGGCGTGCCATGGGGCTGCTGACCGAGGAGCACAACGACGGCGCCGCATTCGTCTCCCGCCAGGAACAGGACGAGATCGCCGCCCGCTCCCACCAGCGCGCCGCGGCCGCCACCGCCGCGGGGGCTTTCGACGACGAGCTGGCCGAGGTGCGCATCCCGCAGCGCCGCGGCGAGCCGGTGGTGGTCGGCGCCGACGAGGGCATCCGCGCCGACAGCACTGCCGAAGCCCTCGGGCGACTGCGTCCCGCCTTCGCCGAGCACGGCACGATCACCGCGGGCAACGCCTCGCAGATCACCGACGGCGCCGCCGCGCTGGTCCTGACCACCCGGGAACGAGCGGAGGCCGCAGGGTCCACCGTGCTGGCTACCGTGCGCGCCTGGGGCCAGGTGGCCGGCCCGGACACCTCCCTGCAGTCCCAGCCCTCCCGCGCCATCTCCGCGGCACTGGGCAAGGAGGGATGGCGGCCGGAGGACCTCGACGTCGTGGAGATCAACGAGGCCTTCGCCGCGGTGGTCGCCGTCTCCGCGCGCGAACTGGGCCTGTCGCACGAGAAGGTGAACATCCACGGCGGCGGCATCTCGCTCGGCCACCCCATCGGGGCCTCCGGCGCCCGCCTGGCCGTGCACGCCGCGCACCAGCTGCACGCGCGGGGAGGTCGCGCCGCCGTGGCCCTGTGCGGTGGCGGCGGCCAGGGCGAGGCCCTGTTGCTGGAGGCCTGAGCCCTCGGCAGCGCCCCGGCCCGAAGGATCCGTGGCCGGGCGGAGCCGGCGTGGGAGGATGCCGCATGCGCAGTGACCGGTGGCTCGACGTCGCCCGCGGAGCCGGCCTGCTCGCGCCCTCCGGCGCCGTGGCCTCGACGATCTTTGCGGAGATGTCCGAGCTGGCCATACGCACCGGTGCGGTCAATCTCGGCCAGGGCTTCCCGGACGTCGACGGCCCCGTGCATCTCTGCGAGGCCGCGATCGCCGCGATCCGCGAGGGCCACAACCAGTACCCGCCCGGAGCCGGGATCCCGCAGCTGCGCCACGCCGTGGCCGCACACCAGGAACGCCATTACGGGCTCACCGTCGATCCGGAGACCGAGGTGCTGGTCACCGCTGGGGCCACCGAGGCGCTCGCGGCCACGATCCTGGCGCTCGCCGGGCCCGGCGACGAGGTGCTCACCCTCGAGCCCTTCTACGACTCCTACGCGGCCTCGATCGCGATGGCCGGCGCCACTCACCGCACCATCCCGATGCGCCCCGGGCCGCAGGGCTTCACCCTCGAAGCCGAGCAGGTGCGCGCCGCCTTCACCGACTGCACGCGCCTGGTGCTGATCAACACCCCGCACAACCCCACCGGTGCCGTCCTGCGCACCGAGGACCTCACCCTGCTGGCCGAGCAGGCCGCGGCGCACGACGCCGTCATCGTCACCGACGAGGTCTACGAGCACCTCACCTACGACGGCGTGGCCCATGTCCCCATCGCCACCCTTCCTGCCGCAGCCGGGCGCACCCTGACCATTTCCTCGGCGGGCAAGACCCTGTCCTTCACTGGGTGGAAGGTGGGGTGGCTGCACGGCCCCGCGGAACTGGTCACCGCGGTGCGCACGGTCAAGCAGTTCCTCACCTACGCGACCTCCGGCCCCTTCCAGCACGCGGTCGCCGTCGCGCTCGCGGATGACGACGGCGCGACGCGGGAGTACGTCGGCGCGCTCGCCGCCTCTCTGCAGTCCCGGCGGGACCTGCTCCTGGGGGCCCTCGACGCCGCCGGTTTCGCTGCGGTGCGCCCGGAGGGAACCTATTTCGTGGCCGCCGACGCCGCGCCGCTGGGGTTCACCGACGCCGCCGAGCTGTGCCGGCGACTGCCCGAACTGGCCGGCGTGGTCGCCGTGCCGCTGAGCGCGTTCTGCGCGGCCGGCTCACCGACCCATGAGCTGCTGCGCTCGTGGGTGCGGTTCACCTTCGTCAAGCAGGAGAGCGTGCTGCGCCAGGGCGCGGAGGCGCTGGCGAGCCTGCGGGCTTAGCGCTCACTCCCGAAGCCCGGGAACCCCAAGCCCGAGCCTGGAGCCGCTCCTGCGGCGTGCCTACTCACTGCGCGGGACCACCCGGTAGCGGCGCGCCTTCAGCGCCGGGTTGATCTCCCGCACCTGCGCGAGACGGGCACGCTCGAGTCTTGCCACCGCCAGCCCGGGGGCCTCGCCGGCCGCGGCCAGGGCCACCCCCATGGGGTCGAGGATGATGCTGTTGCCGATGCCGGCGGGCGGGGTCTGATCCGCTGCGAGGACGTAGACGGTGTTCTCGATGGCCCGGGCCCGCAACAGGGTGTTCCAGTGGAACTCCTTCAGCGGGCCGGGCGCCCAGGCCGCAGGGACGGCGAGGAGCTCCGCGCCGGCATCGACCAGTGCCCGGGAGCTCTCCGGGAAGCGCAGGTCGTAACAGGTCTGCAGCCCCACGCCGTACCCGTTAACGTCCAGCACCGTGGCCTGCGGGTCCGCAGCGAGCACCCGGTCGGATTCGCGGTACCCGAAGGCATCGTACAGGTGGGCCTTGCGGTAGACGGCCACCAGTTGACCGCCCTGCAGTGCGACCAGCGCATTGTGGATGCGCCCCCGTCCGGCGGCCTCGTTGACGCCGGCCACCAGGGTGAGGCCGTGCTCGGCGGAGAGTGCGGCCAACCTCGCGACGGTGGGGCCCTGGAGCGGCTCGGCGCTGTCGACGAAGCGGTCGTCCATGGCTGACGCCGCGAATACGGCGAATTCGGGCAGGATCACCAGCTCCGCACCGCGTTCCACCGCCTGGGCGAGGAGCTCCGCGATGGTCGAGAGATTGACGGCCTTGTCCTCACCGGGTGCGTACTGTGCCACCGCCACGGTCAGCGTCATCGTTCCTCCCTGTGCCGCCACCCCGGTCAGCGGTGCTGGAAGTGGGGCTTGCGCTTCTCCGCGAAGGCCGTCATCCCCTCGGTCTGATCCTCCAGGGCGAAGGTGCCCGCTGCGGCTTGGGACTCGAAGCTCAGCCCACCGGCGAGGGAGCCCTCCTGGGCGGCCTTCAGGGCAGCCTTGGCCGCATAGACGGCGGGCAGCGACTTCGCGGCGATCGTCTCGGCCACCTCGGTAGCGGTGCTCAACAGCTCCGCGGCCGGCACCACCCGAGAGACCAGGCCTGCACGCTCGGCTTCGGCGGCGTCCATGGTGCGCGCCGTGAGTACCAGATCGGCCGCCTTGTAGGCGCCGATGGCCCGGGGCAGGCGCTGGGTGCCGCCGAGCCCGGGGATGATGCTGAGGTTGATCTCGGGCTGCCCGAAGGTGGCCGAATCCGCGGCGATGATCAGGTCGCAGGCCATGGCGAGCTCGCAGCCACCGCCGAGTGCGTAGCCGGAGACGGCGGCGATGGTGGGGGTGCGCAGGCGGTCCAGGGCGCGGATGTCCTCGAACAGGCCGTTCGCGGCGATGTCGGTGTAGTCCTTGCGGGCCATCTCCTTGATATCAGCGCCCGCGGCGAAGGCCTTCTCCGAGCCGGTGATCACGATCGCGCCGATGTTCTCGTCGCCATCGAGGGCGATCGCAGCGGCGGCGA contains:
- a CDS encoding acyl-CoA dehydrogenase family protein — encoded protein: MAHANPSDLLHLDSEFSESELHTRDRVRSFVDERIRPHIAGWFADAVFPRELIGEFADLGLLGMHLQGYGCAGRSAVEYGLAVQELEAGDSGLRTFVSVQGSLAMSGIHKWGSEEQKQEWLPKMSAGQAVGCFGLTEPGAGSDPGGMTTRAVKDGDSWVLTGEKRWIGLASIADVAVIWAKVEDAETGTDRVHGFLVPTATEGFHAVDIEPKLSMRASIQCDIHLDAVRLPAEAILPGGSGLRAPFSCLNEARYGIVWGAMGAARDSFQAALEYSQQREQFGKPLASFQLTQQKLANMALEITKGQLLALRIGRLKDAGALEHQMISAGKLNNCRVAIDIAREARTILGGNGVTLDHSPFRHANNLESVRTYEGTDEVHTLVLGQQITGHAAYR
- a CDS encoding 3-hydroxyacyl-CoA dehydrogenase family protein, which encodes MGQERVLVVGAGAMGTQIGAVFALAGHPVTVQDISEDALERSQAVVRKRVGRLAEKGAIEAVDAEAAIGRMSWTANLEDAAATADLVVEAASERLDIKREVFARLGAAAPEHTILATNSSSIPSSLLAEASGRADRLCNMHFFNPALVMQAVEVVPNDQTSEATIETVLRLTEGIGKHAVRLHAEVPGFVANRLMMALLNEAVALQAQGLASIEDIDAAAKLGLAHPMGPFELMDLVGLDVVHDIQVAMHDMTDGDDPAPHPDVQRLYDAGHYGQKSGKGWYDHS
- a CDS encoding acetyl-CoA C-acyltransferase, producing MTTPHDVVIVSAARTPLGRFRGALATQSAVDLGVVAARTAIERSGLAAEEIDAAILGQVLQAGAGQNPARQTAVQAGVPLATPAVTVNKVCLSGLTAIIDGARLIRSGEATAVLAGGQESMTNAPHVLPGARLGLGYGDATLIDTVARDGLSDALDGRAMGLLTEEHNDGAAFVSRQEQDEIAARSHQRAAAATAAGAFDDELAEVRIPQRRGEPVVVGADEGIRADSTAEALGRLRPAFAEHGTITAGNASQITDGAAALVLTTRERAEAAGSTVLATVRAWGQVAGPDTSLQSQPSRAISAALGKEGWRPEDLDVVEINEAFAAVVAVSARELGLSHEKVNIHGGGISLGHPIGASGARLAVHAAHQLHARGGRAAVALCGGGGQGEALLLEA
- a CDS encoding aminotransferase class I/II-fold pyridoxal phosphate-dependent enzyme, whose protein sequence is MRSDRWLDVARGAGLLAPSGAVASTIFAEMSELAIRTGAVNLGQGFPDVDGPVHLCEAAIAAIREGHNQYPPGAGIPQLRHAVAAHQERHYGLTVDPETEVLVTAGATEALAATILALAGPGDEVLTLEPFYDSYAASIAMAGATHRTIPMRPGPQGFTLEAEQVRAAFTDCTRLVLINTPHNPTGAVLRTEDLTLLAEQAAAHDAVIVTDEVYEHLTYDGVAHVPIATLPAAAGRTLTISSAGKTLSFTGWKVGWLHGPAELVTAVRTVKQFLTYATSGPFQHAVAVALADDDGATREYVGALAASLQSRRDLLLGALDAAGFAAVRPEGTYFVAADAAPLGFTDAAELCRRLPELAGVVAVPLSAFCAAGSPTHELLRSWVRFTFVKQESVLRQGAEALASLRA
- a CDS encoding carbon-nitrogen hydrolase family protein; its protein translation is MTLTVAVAQYAPGEDKAVNLSTIAELLAQAVERGAELVILPEFAVFAASAMDDRFVDSAEPLQGPTVARLAALSAEHGLTLVAGVNEAAGRGRIHNALVALQGGQLVAVYRKAHLYDAFGYRESDRVLAADPQATVLDVNGYGVGLQTCYDLRFPESSRALVDAGAELLAVPAAWAPGPLKEFHWNTLLRARAIENTVYVLAADQTPPAGIGNSIILDPMGVALAAAGEAPGLAVARLERARLAQVREINPALKARRYRVVPRSE
- a CDS encoding enoyl-CoA hydratase-related protein, with the translated sequence MSEYETIEVRTENRVGYLTLNRPKALNALNEQLVRELAAAAIALDGDENIGAIVITGSEKAFAAGADIKEMARKDYTDIAANGLFEDIRALDRLRTPTIAAVSGYALGGGCELAMACDLIIAADSATFGQPEINLSIIPGLGGTQRLPRAIGAYKAADLVLTARTMDAAEAERAGLVSRVVPAAELLSTATEVAETIAAKSLPAVYAAKAALKAAQEGSLAGGLSFESQAAAGTFALEDQTEGMTAFAEKRKPHFQHR